Proteins found in one Kwoniella shivajii chromosome 4, complete sequence genomic segment:
- a CDS encoding 3-isopropylmalate dehydratase, large subunit, giving the protein MPVPTSAPRTLYDKVFDDHVVHSGDGDTLLYIDRHLVHEVTSPQAFEGLRNAGRKVRRPDCTLVTVDHNIPTASRKNFKDVTSFIVEADSRMQVSALEDNVKEFGLTYFGMSDKRQGIVHIIGPEQGFTLPGTTVCCGDSHTSTHGAFGALAFGIGTSEVEHILATQTLPQAKSKNMRVTVEGKVAEGVTSKDIVLHIIGVIGTAGGTGCVIEFAGSAIRELSMESRMSICNMSIEGGARAGMIAPDEITFKYLKGRPLSPRDGEEWDKAEAYWRSLKSDAGAKYDIEVEIRAEDIIPTITWGTSPQDVVPINGVVPNPQDFPEAQRPNVIRSLEYMGLTAGTPMEEVKIDKAFFGSCTNGRIEDMRSAARVIIASEKNGGPTKVAEGVYAMIVPGSGLVKQQAEAEGLDVIFKKAGFDWREAGCSMCLGMNPDQLKPGERCASSSNRNFEGRQGAGGRTHLMSPAMVAAAALTGKFTDVRKFMGTHLGEDGGLKITEYSDYLSPVDTPAPPVKPTEQTAEGQTPVKQAAAASAGLPKFNVVKGIAAPMWEANIDTDKIIPKQFLKTLLRTGLGTALFWTIRYDVRTNEPLPDFVLNKDPWNKSSLLVCTGPNFGCGSSREHAPWALNDFGIRCIMAPSFGDIFKTNCFKNGMLPLELPQADLEALYEDASAGLEIAVDLENQQVVRPNGKPPIPFTVDAFRRHCLINGLDDIGLTLEHRQKIEKFEEKRTSVWPWLDGVGYAKKGQKVIAVPVRKSVSKNDW; this is encoded by the exons ATGCCTGTACCCACCTCCGCCCCAAGAACACTATACGACAAAGTATTCGACGATCATGTCGTTCACtcaggtgatggtgatacCCTCTTATACATCGACAGGCATTTAGTACATGAAGTCACCTCTCCTCAAGCCTTCGAAGGTTTAAGAAATGCTGGACGAAAGGTCAGACGACCAGATTGTACTCTTGTTACCGTTGACCACAATATTCC TACCGCCTCTCGAAAAAACTTCAAAGATGTTACATCTTTcattgttgaagctgattcacGAATGCAAGTATCAGCTTTAGAGGATAATGTAAAAGAGTTTGGTCTTACTTACTTTGGAATGTCAGACAAGAGACAAG GTATCGTACATATCATTGGTCCAGAACAAGGTTTCACCCTGCCCGGTACTACCGTCTGTTGTGGTGATTCCCATACATCCA CGCATGGTGCTTTTGGAGCCCTTGCTTTCGGTATCGGAACATCCGAAGTCGAACACATCCTTGCTACTCAAACCCTTCCCCAAGCCAAATCTAAGAATATGCGCGTCACCGTGGAAGGCAAAGTCGCCGAAGGTGTCACATCGAAAGACATCGTCCTTCACATTATCGGTGTGATTGGTACTGCTGGTGGTACTGGTTGTGTTATTGAGTTTGCCGGTTCTGCCATCCGAGAACTCTCGATGGAATCAAGAATGTCAATATGTAACATGTCAATCGAAGGTGGTGCTCGAGCTGGTATGATCGCTCCTGAtgagatcaccttcaaataCCTCAAGGGACGACCTCTCAGTCCTCgagatggagaagaatgggataaaGCCGAGGCATATTGGAGATCCCTCAAATCCGATGCTGGAGCTAAATACGATATCGAGGTGGAGATTCGAGCGGAAGATATCATCCCTACCATCACATGGGGTACTTCCCCTCAAGACGTTGTTCCCATCAACGGTGTTGTCCCTAATCCTCAAGACTTCCCTGAAGCTCAACGACCTAATGTCATCCGATCTCTCGAATACATGGGTCTAACAGCCGGTACTCCCatggaagaagtcaagatCGACAAAGCATTCTTCGGTTCATGTACCAACGGTCGAATTGAAGATATGCGATCTGCTGCTAGAGTCATCATTGCTTCAGAGAAGAATGGCGGTCCCACCAAAGTCGCTGAGGGTGTTTACGCTATGATCGTACCTGGTTCAGGTCTGGTGAAAcaacaagctgaagctgaaggcCTGGATGTCATTTTCAAGAAGGCTGGATTCGATTGGAGGGAAGCTGGTTGTTCAATGTGTCTCGGTATGAACCCCGATCAACTTAAACCTGGAGAGAGAtgtgcttcttcttccaaccgAAACTTCGAAGGTCGACAAGGTGCTGGTGGACGAACTCATCTCATGTCTCCTGCAATGGTCGCCGCTGCCGCTCTTACCGGTAAATTCACCGATGTCCGAAAATTCATGGGCACTCATCTCGGCGAAGATGGTGGACTCAAGATCACCGAATATTCAGACTATCTCTCCCCCGTTGACACCCCTGCTCCTCCTGTCAAGCCTACAGAGCAAACAGCAGAAGGTCAAACCCCCGTCAAGCAAGCTGCTGCCGCTTCTGCCGGTCTTCCTAAATTCAATGTCGTAAAAGGTATCGCAGCTCCTATGTGGGAAGCAAACATCGACACAGACAAGATCATTCCCAAACAATTCCTAAAGACCCTTCTCCGAACCGGTCTCGGTACAGCTCTTTTCTGGACAATTCGATATGACGTTCGAACCAATGAGCCCCTTCCAGACTTCGTTTTAAACAAAGACCCATGGAACAAATCGTCTCTTCTTGTCTGTACCGGTCCCAACTTCGGATGCGGCTCTTCGCGAGAACACGCCCCATGGGCACTCAACGATTTCGGTATTCGATGTATCATGGCACCTTCGTTCGGTGATATATTCAAGACCAACTGTTTCAAAAACGGTATGCTTCCACTTGAACTCCctcaagctgatcttgaagcATTATATGAAGACGCATCTGCAGGATTAGAGATTGCCGTCGATCTAGAAAACCAACAAGTCGTAAGACCAAATGGTAAACCACCTATTCCATTCACAGTAGATGCATTCAGAAGACATTGTCTCATAAATggtcttgatgatattggattAACACTTGAACATCGACAAAAAATTGAAAAATTCGAAGAGAAACGTACTTCAGTTTGGCCTTGGTTAGATGGTGTAGGTTACGCTaaaaaaggtcaaaaagtTATTGCTGTACCTGTTAGAAAATCTGTATCTAAAAATGATTGGTAA
- a CDS encoding 60S ribosomal protein, protein MAPVKKSKSAKSSESINTRLQLVVKSGKYTLGYKQALKQLRSGKSKLILISKNCPPIRKSELEYYAMLSKTNVHHYDGSNVDLGTAAGKLYRVGVMSIQDAGDSDLLQVETA, encoded by the exons ATGGCCCCCGtcaagaagagcaagtcCGCCAAATCCTCCGAGTCTATCAACACTCGATTACAACTCGTTGTAAAATCCGGAAAG TACACTCTCGGTTACAAGCAAGCTCTTAAGCAACTCCGATCTGGAAAAT CCAAGCTTATCTTGATCTCCAAGAACTGTCCCCCCATCAGAAAATCAGAGCTTGAGTACTACGCCATGTT GTCAAAAACCAACGTACACCACTACGACGGTTCAAACGTTGACCTCGGTACCGCCGCTGGTAAACTTTACAGAGTCGGTGTGATGTCCATCCAAGACGCTGGGGACTCTGACCTT cttcaagtCGAGACCGCTTAA